One part of the Eptesicus fuscus isolate TK198812 chromosome 2, DD_ASM_mEF_20220401, whole genome shotgun sequence genome encodes these proteins:
- the CCKAR gene encoding cholecystokinin receptor type A, protein MDAVDSLLVNGSNITPPCELGIENETLFCLDRPHPSKEWQPAVQILLYSLIFLLSVLGNTLVITVLIRNKRMRTVTNIFLLSLAVSDLMLCLFCMPFNLIPNLLKDFIFGSAVCKTTAYFMGTSVSVSTFNLVAISLERYGAICKPLQSRVWQTKSHALKVIAATWCLSFTIMTPYPVYSNLVPFTKNNNQTANMCRFLLPSDVMQQFWHTFLLLILFLIPGIVMMVAYGLISLELYQGIKFDASQKKSARERKASTGSSGRYEDSDGCYLQRPQPRRQLELQRLSIASGRGASRIRSSSSATNLLAKKRVIRMLMVIVALFFLCWMPIFSANAWRAYDPASAERQLSGTPISFILLLSYTSSCVNPIIYCFMNRRFRLGFLATFPCCPHPGPPGPRGEAGEEEGRTTGASLSRYSYSHMGGNAP, encoded by the exons ATGGATGCGGTGGACAGCCTCCTTGTGAATGGGAGCAACATCACTCCGCCCTGCGAGCTAGGCATCGAGAACGAGACGCTTTTCTGCTTGGATCGGCCCCATCCGTCCAAAG AGTGGCAGCCAGCCGTGCAGATCCTCTTGTACTCCTTGATATTCCTGCTCAGCGTGCTGGGGAACACCCTGGTCATCACGGTGCTGATTCGGAACAAGAGGATGAGGACCGTCACCAACATCTTCCTGCTGTCCCTGGCCGTCAGCGACCTCATGCTCTGCCTCTTCTGCATGCCTTTCAACCTCATCCCCAACCTGCTCAAGGACTTCATCTTCGGCAGCGCCGTCTGCAAGACCACCGCCTACTTCATGG GCACGTCTGTGAGTGTATCCACTTTTAATCTGGTCGCCATATCTCTGGAGAGATACGGTGCGATTTGCAAACCCTTGCAGTCCCGGGTCTGGCAGACGAAATCGCACGCTTTGAAGGTGATCGCCGCTACCTGGTGCCTCTCCTTTACCATCATGACTCCGTACCCGGTTTATAGCAACTTGGTGCCTTTtaccaaaaacaacaaccagaCGGCGAACATGTGCCGCTTCCTCCTGCCAAGTGATGTGATGCAGCAGTTCTG gCACACGTTCCTGTTGCTCATCCTCTTTCTTATTCCTGGAATCGTCATGATGGTGGCGTATGGATTAATCTCTCTGGAACTTTACCAAGGAATAAAATTTGATGCTAGCCAGAAGAAGTCTGCTCGAG AGAGGAAGGCGAGCACCGGCAGCAGCGGCCGGTACGAGGACAGCGACGGCTGCTACCTGCAGAGGCCGCAGCCCCGCCGGCAGCTGGAGCTGCAGCGCCTGTCCATCGCCAGCGGCCGCGGGGCCAGCCGCATCCGCAGCAGCAGCTCCGCCACCAACCTGCTGGCCAAGAAGCGGGTGATCCGCATGCTCATGGTCATCGTGGCGCTCTTCTTCCTGTGCTGGATGCCCATCTTCAGCGCCAACGCCTGGCGCGCCTACGACCCGGCCTCGGCCGAGCGCCAGCTCTCGGGGACGCCCATCTCCTTCATCCTCCTGCTGTCCTACACGTCCTCCTGTGTCAACCCCATCATCTACTGCTTCATGAACAGGCGCTTCCGCCTGGGCTTCCTGGccaccttcccctgctgcccGCACCCCGGGCCCCCGGGGccgcggggagaggcgggggaggaggagggcagaacCACGGGGGCGTCCCTGTCCAGGTACTCCTACAGCCACATGGGGGGCAATGCCCCCTGA